A single region of the Variovorax paradoxus genome encodes:
- a CDS encoding VOC family protein gives MAIHELFPYLCVDDAGAAIDFYCKVFEVKEIFRLTEPNGRIGHAELDFHNGAILMLSDEFAEYNIHSARTLGGTAVTLHLHVDDADAVVARAVEAGATLDMAPQDQFYGERSGVFRDPFGHRWNVGHSIEKLTPEEMQRRYTAMFDSSGA, from the coding sequence ATGGCCATCCACGAACTTTTTCCATACCTCTGCGTCGACGATGCAGGCGCCGCCATCGACTTCTACTGCAAGGTCTTCGAGGTCAAGGAGATCTTCCGGCTGACCGAACCGAACGGCCGCATCGGGCATGCGGAACTCGACTTCCATAACGGCGCGATCCTGATGCTTTCTGACGAGTTCGCCGAATACAACATCCACAGCGCCAGGACGCTCGGGGGCACCGCGGTCACGCTGCATCTGCACGTGGACGACGCCGATGCCGTGGTGGCGCGGGCCGTCGAGGCTGGCGCCACGCTCGACATGGCGCCGCAGGACCAGTTCTACGGCGAGCGATCGGGCGTGTTCCGCGATCCGTTCGGGCATCGCTGGAACGTGGGCCACAGCATCGAGAAGCTGACGCCGGAAGAGATGCAGCGGCGCTACACCGCGATGTTCGATTCCAGCGGAGCGTAG
- a CDS encoding phosphoribosyltransferase codes for MLTEDGKHLYVSYDEYHNLIEKLAIKVHQSGWEFDTILCLARGGMRPGDVLSRIFSKPLAIMSTSSYRADAGTVQGHLDIARYITTPKGEIAGKVLLVDDLADSGHTLHAVMDMLRNNYKPITELRSAVLWTKALSTFTPDYSVEYLATNPWIHQPFEGYDSLGPEKLLEKWSV; via the coding sequence ATGTTGACCGAAGACGGCAAACATCTCTACGTCAGCTACGACGAGTACCACAACCTGATCGAGAAGCTCGCAATCAAGGTGCATCAGTCGGGCTGGGAGTTCGACACCATTCTTTGCCTCGCGCGCGGCGGCATGCGCCCCGGCGACGTGCTCTCGCGCATCTTCAGCAAGCCGCTCGCCATCATGTCGACCAGCTCGTACCGCGCCGACGCCGGTACGGTGCAGGGCCACCTCGACATTGCCCGCTACATCACCACGCCCAAGGGCGAGATCGCAGGCAAGGTGCTGCTGGTGGACGACCTGGCCGATTCGGGCCACACGCTGCATGCGGTGATGGACATGCTGCGCAACAACTACAAGCCGATCACCGAACTGCGCAGCGCGGTGCTCTGGACCAAGGCGCTGTCGACCTTCACGCCTGACTACTCGGTCGAGTACCTCGCGACCAACCCCTGGATCCACCAGCCCTTCGAAGGCTACGACTCGCTCGGGCCTGAAAAGCTGCTCGAGAAGTGGTCGGTCTGA
- the hflK gene encoding FtsH protease activity modulator HflK, producing MFNLNDGRWGRGDEPASNGDRPTGNRPPDADPPGAPTPPPSGNSNQNNGNRPRGQGPNQGPPDLDELWRDLNRKLGGFFGGKGGGNRPSGNDGGGNGYRPDMKNAGFGIGLVAIVAVLIWLGTGFFIVNEGQQAVVTQFGRYKATVGAGFNWRLPYPIQRHEVVVVTQIRSTDVGRDAIVRTTGLRESAMLTEDENIVEIKFAVQYRLSDARAYLYESKSPTETVVQVAETAVREVVGKMKMDAALAEERDQIAPRVRALMQTILDRYKVGVEVVNINLQQGGVRPPEQVQSAFDDVLKAGQERERAKNEAQAYANDVVPRATGTASRLKEESEAYKARIVAQAQGDAGRFAAVLAEYQKAPQVTRDRMYTDAMQQIYASTTKVLVDTKQGSNLLYLPLDKLMQMSGNNQATPVDAASPSVAGTAPAQSSVIPVAPSAGDNRARDGRSRDRDVR from the coding sequence ATGTTCAACCTGAACGATGGCCGGTGGGGGCGTGGCGATGAGCCCGCATCCAACGGCGACCGCCCGACCGGCAACCGACCTCCCGACGCAGACCCACCGGGCGCCCCGACGCCCCCGCCTTCGGGCAACAGCAACCAGAACAACGGCAACCGCCCTCGCGGGCAGGGCCCCAACCAGGGGCCGCCGGATCTCGACGAACTCTGGCGCGACCTCAATCGCAAGCTCGGCGGCTTCTTCGGTGGCAAGGGTGGCGGCAACCGCCCCAGCGGCAACGATGGCGGCGGTAACGGCTACAGGCCCGACATGAAGAATGCGGGCTTCGGCATCGGCCTCGTGGCCATCGTGGCCGTTCTCATCTGGCTGGGTACCGGCTTCTTCATCGTGAACGAAGGCCAGCAGGCCGTGGTTACCCAATTCGGCCGCTACAAGGCGACGGTGGGCGCGGGCTTCAACTGGCGCCTGCCGTACCCGATCCAGCGCCACGAAGTTGTCGTGGTCACGCAGATCCGTTCCACCGACGTGGGCCGCGACGCCATCGTGCGCACGACGGGCCTGCGCGAGTCGGCCATGCTGACCGAGGACGAGAACATCGTCGAAATCAAGTTTGCCGTGCAGTACCGCCTGAGCGATGCGCGCGCCTACCTGTACGAGAGCAAGTCGCCCACGGAAACGGTGGTGCAAGTGGCCGAAACCGCCGTGCGCGAAGTGGTCGGCAAGATGAAGATGGATGCGGCCCTTGCCGAGGAGCGCGACCAGATCGCGCCTCGCGTGCGCGCGCTGATGCAGACCATCCTCGACCGCTACAAGGTCGGCGTCGAGGTGGTCAACATCAACTTGCAGCAGGGTGGCGTTCGCCCGCCCGAGCAGGTGCAGTCCGCATTCGACGACGTGCTCAAGGCCGGACAGGAACGCGAGCGCGCCAAGAACGAAGCCCAGGCCTATGCCAACGACGTGGTGCCGCGTGCAACGGGTACCGCATCGCGCCTGAAGGAAGAGTCCGAGGCCTACAAGGCGCGTATCGTCGCGCAGGCGCAAGGCGATGCAGGCCGCTTCGCCGCCGTGCTGGCCGAATACCAGAAGGCCCCGCAAGTCACGCGCGACCGCATGTACACCGACGCCATGCAGCAGATCTACGCCAGCACCACCAAGGTGCTGGTCGACACCAAGCAAGGCTCCAACCTGCTGTACCTCCCGCTGGACAAGCTCATGCAGATGAGCGGCAACAACCAGGCAACGCCGGTCGATGCAGCCAGCCCCAGCGTGGCCGGCACCGCGCCCGCCCAGTCCTCGGTGATTCCCGTGGCCCCCTCCGCCGGCGACAACCGCGCCCGCGACGGCCGTTCGCGCGACCGCGACGTGCGTTGA
- a CDS encoding helix-turn-helix domain-containing protein has protein sequence MQLTRPPPPHLQPFVKLLWASAPEGVPTERPGAREHVLPTGGMHVVFRLSGPPLKLFGSADDTRGQTCGYAIVGGARAASYMRDVSVATRSVGAQLQPGAARALLGAPEDALASQHTPLDALWGARQTDAALEQVHAAGGLDRQLTVFEALLAQRAIDSFGAGLRGLHPGIAATLGPLAHGSPSIEGLVTRSGYSHRRFIALFRGAIGLSPKEYARVMRFNRALTLAGDPAQSWAEIALTAGYSDQAHLSREFSALADMSPQAWRRAGAASPRHVPAGTTTGQIRSRR, from the coding sequence ATGCAGCTGACGCGGCCTCCTCCTCCCCATCTGCAGCCCTTCGTGAAGCTGCTGTGGGCCTCGGCGCCTGAAGGCGTGCCGACCGAACGGCCGGGCGCGCGCGAACACGTGCTGCCTACGGGCGGCATGCACGTGGTGTTCCGCTTGTCGGGTCCGCCGCTGAAGTTATTCGGTAGCGCTGACGACACGCGCGGCCAGACCTGCGGTTACGCGATCGTCGGCGGCGCGCGCGCCGCCTCGTACATGCGCGACGTGTCGGTGGCCACGCGCTCCGTCGGCGCGCAGCTTCAGCCCGGCGCAGCCCGAGCCCTGCTGGGTGCGCCGGAAGACGCACTGGCCAGCCAGCACACGCCGCTCGATGCGTTGTGGGGCGCGCGGCAGACCGATGCCGCGCTCGAGCAGGTTCATGCCGCGGGCGGCCTCGACAGACAGCTCACAGTCTTCGAAGCCTTGCTCGCGCAGCGTGCCATCGACTCGTTCGGCGCCGGTCTGCGCGGCCTGCACCCGGGCATCGCCGCAACTCTCGGACCGCTGGCCCATGGAAGCCCTTCGATCGAGGGACTGGTAACTCGCAGCGGGTACAGCCACCGCCGCTTCATCGCGCTCTTTCGCGGCGCCATCGGCCTCAGCCCCAAGGAATACGCACGCGTGATGCGTTTCAATCGTGCGCTGACGCTGGCAGGCGACCCCGCGCAAAGCTGGGCCGAGATTGCACTCACCGCCGGCTACAGCGACCAGGCGCACCTGAGCCGCGAGTTCTCAGCGCTGGCGGACATGTCGCCGCAGGCGTGGCGGCGGGCGGGGGCCGCGTCGCCGCGGCATGTTCCGGCGGGCACGACAACAGGTCAAATTCGTTCAAGACGCTAG
- a CDS encoding adenylosuccinate synthase → MSVTTGRNVVVVGTQWGDEGKGKLVDWLTESAQGVVRFQGGHNAGHTLVINGVKTALHLIPSGIMRPGVKCYIGNGVVLSAAKLFEEIEGLEKAGVEVRSRLRISEACPLILPFHAALDIARETYREKGGVEKIGTTGRGIGPAYEDKIARRALRVQDLKHPDRFATKLRVLLDLHNHVLTQVLGAPAIDFDLVFDEAMRHAALLKPMMADVSRELNDAHKAGANLLFEGAQGTLLDVDHGTYPYVTSSNCVAGNAAAGSGVGPGMLHYILGITKAYCTRVGGGPFPTELDWATPGTPGYHMSTVGAEKGVTTGRSRRCGWFDAALLKRSAQVNGLSGLCITKLDVLDGLEKLELCTGYELDGETTDILPMGADEIERCTPIYETLEGWSESTVGVTQYDKLPVNARLYLQRIEQITGVPIHMVSTSPDRDHTIMMRHPYLAD, encoded by the coding sequence ATGAGCGTAACCACCGGAAGAAACGTGGTCGTCGTCGGTACCCAGTGGGGCGACGAAGGCAAGGGCAAGCTGGTCGATTGGCTGACGGAAAGCGCCCAGGGCGTGGTCCGCTTCCAGGGCGGCCACAACGCGGGCCACACGCTGGTCATCAACGGTGTGAAAACCGCGTTGCACCTGATTCCGAGCGGCATCATGCGCCCGGGCGTCAAGTGCTACATCGGCAACGGCGTGGTGCTGTCGGCGGCCAAGCTCTTCGAGGAAATCGAAGGCCTGGAGAAAGCGGGCGTCGAAGTGCGTTCGCGCCTGCGTATCAGCGAGGCATGCCCGCTGATCCTGCCGTTCCACGCCGCGCTCGACATCGCGCGCGAGACCTACCGCGAAAAGGGTGGCGTTGAGAAGATCGGCACCACCGGCCGCGGCATCGGCCCGGCCTACGAAGACAAGATCGCCCGCCGTGCGCTGCGCGTGCAAGACCTGAAGCACCCCGACCGCTTTGCAACCAAGCTGCGCGTGCTGCTCGATCTGCATAACCACGTGCTGACCCAGGTGCTCGGCGCGCCCGCCATCGACTTCGACCTGGTGTTCGACGAAGCCATGCGCCATGCCGCGCTGCTCAAGCCGATGATGGCCGACGTGTCGCGCGAACTGAACGATGCGCACAAAGCCGGTGCCAACCTGCTGTTCGAAGGCGCGCAAGGCACGTTGCTCGACGTCGACCACGGCACCTACCCGTACGTCACGTCCAGCAACTGCGTGGCCGGCAATGCCGCCGCAGGTTCGGGCGTGGGCCCGGGCATGCTGCACTACATCCTGGGCATCACCAAGGCCTACTGCACGCGCGTGGGCGGCGGTCCGTTCCCGACCGAACTCGACTGGGCGACGCCTGGCACCCCCGGCTATCACATGAGTACCGTAGGCGCCGAAAAGGGCGTGACCACGGGCCGCAGCCGCCGCTGCGGCTGGTTCGACGCCGCGTTGCTCAAGCGCTCGGCGCAGGTCAACGGCCTGTCGGGCCTGTGCATCACCAAGCTCGACGTGCTGGACGGCCTCGAAAAGCTCGAGCTGTGCACCGGCTACGAACTCGACGGCGAAACGACTGACATCCTGCCGATGGGTGCGGACGAGATCGAACGCTGCACGCCCATCTACGAAACCCTCGAAGGCTGGAGCGAAAGCACCGTCGGCGTCACGCAGTACGACAAGCTGCCCGTCAATGCGCGGCTCTACCTGCAGCGCATCGAGCAAATCACGGGCGTGCCGATCCACATGGTGTCGACCAGCCCTGATCGCGATCACACGATCATGATGCGCCACCCTTATCTCGCCGACTGA
- a CDS encoding hemerythrin domain-containing protein — translation MLAAECAWAILRAEHVRTRELLDCLREAMKAGGEASVRQRATSAIEIIERLRAFEENTHRPKGVVMLNILRGRSREADELLEQLDAESECCNGLISQATLLLERARSGDPDAAGQAGALLRQHRQFMSTHLDKEDTLLHSQTALLLTAEEWATVVSSISKEVGAARKREHRRLSVRG, via the coding sequence ATGTTGGCAGCAGAATGCGCGTGGGCCATCTTGCGCGCCGAGCACGTTCGCACCCGGGAATTGCTGGATTGCCTCCGCGAGGCGATGAAGGCAGGGGGCGAGGCGAGCGTTCGGCAACGCGCAACGTCCGCCATCGAGATCATCGAGCGGCTTCGGGCCTTCGAAGAAAACACGCATCGCCCCAAAGGCGTTGTGATGCTGAACATACTGCGCGGCAGGTCGCGCGAAGCCGACGAGCTCCTTGAGCAGCTCGATGCCGAGAGCGAGTGCTGCAATGGCCTCATCTCGCAGGCGACGCTGCTGCTCGAGCGGGCCCGGTCCGGCGACCCGGATGCGGCTGGACAGGCCGGGGCCCTGTTGCGGCAGCACCGGCAGTTCATGTCCACGCATCTGGACAAGGAAGACACGCTCCTGCATTCGCAAACCGCGCTGCTGCTCACGGCCGAGGAGTGGGCGACCGTGGTCTCGTCCATCTCGAAGGAAGTAGGCGCCGCGAGAAAGCGCGAGCATCGGCGCTTATCGGTGCGCGGGTAA
- a CDS encoding ATP phosphoribosyltransferase regulatory subunit, producing MSAWVLPDHIADVLPSEARHIEELRRQLLDTARGYGYELVMPPLLEHLESLLSGTGEALDLQTFKLVDQLSGRSMGLRADTTPQVARIDAHLLNREGVARLCYCGPVLHTRPDRPHATREPLQFGAEIYGHAGLEADTETLLLALDCLHAAGVGNGLIVDLADARIVRALFAGVPVDASVLARVHAALVAKDASELHALTRNFPAPSRDGLRALVQLYGDASVLDEAAKALKGTPAVSAALAGLKKLADSLQGDSGRQISFDLADLRGYAYYSGMRFGIYVPGAADALVRGGRYDEVGAVFGRNRPAVGFSLDVRELVGVLPARPLRAAIRAPWSDAAGLRQAIAGLRKAGETVVCVLPGHGSEIDEFHCDRELVEQAGQWQVRAI from the coding sequence ATGTCCGCCTGGGTCCTCCCGGATCACATTGCCGATGTGCTGCCTTCCGAGGCGCGCCACATCGAAGAACTTCGACGCCAGCTGCTCGATACCGCCCGTGGCTATGGCTACGAGCTGGTGATGCCGCCGCTGCTCGAGCATCTCGAGTCGTTGCTGTCGGGCACCGGCGAGGCGCTCGACCTCCAAACCTTCAAGCTCGTCGACCAGCTCTCCGGCCGCAGCATGGGCCTTCGTGCCGACACCACCCCCCAGGTGGCGCGCATCGACGCCCACTTGCTGAACCGCGAGGGCGTGGCGCGCCTGTGCTACTGCGGGCCGGTGCTCCATACCCGCCCCGACCGGCCGCATGCCACGCGCGAGCCCCTGCAGTTCGGCGCCGAAATCTATGGCCATGCCGGGCTCGAAGCCGACACCGAAACCCTGCTGCTAGCACTCGATTGCCTTCATGCGGCCGGCGTCGGCAATGGGCTGATCGTCGACCTGGCGGACGCGCGCATCGTGCGGGCGCTGTTTGCCGGCGTGCCGGTCGATGCCTCGGTGCTGGCGCGCGTGCACGCGGCGCTGGTTGCCAAGGACGCGAGCGAGTTGCATGCGCTCACGCGCAACTTCCCGGCGCCGTCGCGCGACGGCTTGCGCGCCCTGGTTCAACTGTACGGCGATGCGTCGGTGCTCGACGAGGCTGCCAAGGCCCTCAAGGGCACCCCCGCCGTGAGCGCGGCGCTCGCCGGCCTGAAGAAGCTTGCCGACAGCCTGCAGGGCGACTCGGGGCGGCAGATCAGCTTCGACCTTGCCGACCTGCGCGGCTACGCCTACTACAGCGGCATGCGGTTCGGCATCTATGTGCCGGGTGCGGCCGATGCGCTGGTGCGCGGCGGCCGCTACGACGAAGTCGGTGCCGTGTTCGGCCGCAACCGCCCCGCGGTCGGCTTCAGCCTCGACGTGCGCGAACTGGTCGGCGTGCTGCCGGCGCGGCCGCTGCGCGCGGCCATCCGTGCCCCGTGGAGCGACGCCGCCGGCCTGCGCCAGGCCATTGCCGGGCTGCGCAAGGCCGGCGAAACCGTGGTCTGCGTACTGCCCGGCCACGGCAGCGAAATCGATGAATTCCATTGCGACCGCGAGCTCGTCGAGCAAGCAGGGCAGTGGCAAGTCCGAGCCATCTGA
- a CDS encoding ABC transporter ATP-binding protein, whose translation MSQLPSEAIVAVEHVFKSVTDSTGTLDILQDIDFTLGARETAAIVGASGSGKSTLLSIIAGLDTPTRGTVKLAGDDIFAIDEDARAALRAQRVGFVFQSFQLLGNLSALENVMLPLELAGRKDARKAATEMLGRVGLGQRLGHYPKVLSGGEQQRVALARAFVVQPALLLADEPTGSLDFATGEQVMRLMFDLNRELGTTLVLVTHDRGIAAQCERRITIEAGRMALNESKPVLVASLEA comes from the coding sequence ATGTCCCAACTCCCGTCTGAAGCCATTGTCGCCGTCGAGCACGTGTTCAAGTCCGTTACAGACTCGACCGGTACGCTGGACATTCTGCAGGACATCGATTTCACCCTGGGCGCGCGGGAAACCGCCGCCATCGTGGGGGCTTCGGGCTCCGGCAAGAGTACCTTGCTGTCGATCATCGCAGGGCTGGACACGCCCACGCGCGGCACCGTCAAGCTCGCGGGCGACGACATCTTTGCCATCGACGAAGACGCACGCGCCGCTCTCCGGGCCCAGCGCGTGGGGTTCGTCTTCCAGAGCTTCCAGCTGCTCGGCAACCTGAGCGCACTCGAAAACGTGATGCTGCCGCTGGAGCTGGCCGGCCGCAAGGACGCGCGCAAGGCCGCTACCGAAATGCTCGGACGGGTGGGGCTCGGGCAGCGGCTCGGGCACTATCCCAAGGTACTCTCAGGTGGCGAACAGCAGCGCGTGGCCTTGGCTCGGGCATTTGTGGTTCAGCCGGCCCTGCTGCTGGCCGACGAGCCCACCGGCAGCCTCGACTTTGCGACCGGCGAGCAGGTGATGCGCCTGATGTTCGACCTGAATCGCGAACTCGGCACCACGCTCGTGCTCGTCACGCACGACCGCGGCATTGCGGCCCAGTGCGAGCGCCGCATCACCATCGAAGCCGGGCGCATGGCGCTCAACGAGTCCAAGCCCGTGCTGGTGGCCTCGCTCGAGGCATGA
- a CDS encoding arylesterase, with translation MERLFVLNRRDFILTAAASGIAGASATAHAQTAQAAAPRKPVILVLGDSLSAEYGLKRGEGWVPLLEKRLAEQKIPATVVNASISGDTSSGGRARFASLLAQHKPSHVVVELGANDALRGLPLQNTEENLLQITRAAQAAGAKVLIVGIQVPPNYGGDYTRRFEAVFGKVASATKAALVPFLLKGVADAPDALALFQADRIHPTAAAQPRLLENVWPELRKLLAAK, from the coding sequence ATGGAAAGGCTTTTCGTTTTGAATCGACGTGACTTTATCTTGACCGCCGCCGCTTCCGGCATTGCAGGGGCATCGGCAACGGCACACGCCCAGACCGCACAGGCTGCGGCGCCCCGCAAACCGGTGATTCTGGTGCTCGGCGATTCGCTGAGCGCCGAATACGGCCTGAAGCGCGGCGAAGGCTGGGTGCCCCTGCTTGAGAAGCGGCTTGCTGAGCAAAAGATCCCGGCCACGGTGGTCAACGCCAGCATCAGCGGCGACACCAGCTCGGGCGGGCGCGCCCGCTTTGCGTCGTTGCTGGCGCAGCACAAGCCCAGCCACGTGGTGGTGGAGCTTGGCGCCAACGACGCCCTGCGCGGCCTGCCGCTCCAGAACACCGAGGAAAACCTGCTGCAGATCACCAGGGCGGCACAGGCGGCCGGAGCCAAGGTGCTGATCGTCGGCATCCAGGTGCCGCCCAACTACGGCGGCGACTACACGCGGCGCTTCGAGGCGGTGTTCGGCAAGGTGGCCAGCGCCACCAAGGCGGCACTGGTGCCCTTTCTTCTCAAGGGCGTGGCCGATGCGCCAGACGCGCTTGCGCTCTTCCAGGCGGACCGCATTCATCCCACGGCCGCGGCGCAGCCCCGGTTGCTCGAGAACGTGTGGCCGGAACTGCGCAAGCTGCTTGCCGCCAAGTAA
- the hflC gene encoding protease modulator HflC: MNRIGFIASSILVLLVLLSSTLFVVDQRQFGVVYALGQIKQVITEPGLHFKLPPPLQNVSYIDKRLLTLSSLDTEPMLTAEKQRVVIDWYVRWRITDPQAYIRNVGLDESAGATQLNRVVRNAFQENINKRTVRDLISVRREALMSDVQREVLAVVKGAKPWGVDVIDVRITRVDYVEAITESVYRRMEAERKRVANELRSTGFAEGEKIRADADRQREVIVANAYRDAQKIKGEGDAQAAAAYSEAFGRDAQFAQFYRSLEAYKQSFNKKSDVMVLDPSSDFFRAMQSAGTPAGNAPRR, encoded by the coding sequence ATGAACAGAATCGGATTCATCGCCTCGTCGATCCTCGTGCTGCTGGTGCTGCTGAGCTCGACCCTCTTCGTGGTCGACCAGCGCCAGTTCGGCGTGGTGTACGCCCTGGGGCAGATCAAGCAGGTCATTACCGAGCCAGGCTTGCATTTCAAGCTGCCGCCGCCGCTGCAGAACGTCTCGTACATCGACAAGCGCCTGCTCACGCTGTCCAGCCTCGACACCGAGCCCATGCTCACGGCCGAGAAGCAGCGCGTGGTGATCGACTGGTATGTGCGCTGGCGCATCACCGATCCGCAGGCCTACATCCGCAACGTCGGCCTCGACGAGAGCGCGGGCGCCACGCAGCTCAACCGCGTGGTTCGCAATGCCTTCCAGGAAAACATCAACAAGCGCACCGTGCGCGACCTGATCTCCGTGCGCCGCGAGGCGCTCATGTCCGACGTGCAGCGCGAAGTGCTGGCCGTGGTGAAGGGTGCCAAGCCTTGGGGCGTGGACGTGATCGACGTGCGCATCACGCGTGTCGACTACGTGGAAGCGATCACCGAATCGGTCTACCGCCGCATGGAGGCCGAGCGCAAGCGCGTTGCCAACGAGCTGCGTTCGACCGGTTTTGCCGAAGGCGAAAAGATCCGCGCCGACGCCGACCGCCAGCGCGAAGTGATCGTGGCCAACGCCTACCGCGACGCCCAGAAGATCAAGGGCGAGGGCGATGCCCAGGCCGCCGCTGCCTACAGCGAGGCCTTCGGCCGCGATGCGCAGTTCGCGCAGTTCTATCGCAGCCTCGAAGCCTACAAGCAGAGCTTCAACAAGAAGAGCGACGTGATGGTGCTCGATCCGTCGTCCGACTTCTTCCGCGCCATGCAGAGCGCCGGCACGCCAGCAGGCAACGCGCCGCGCCGCTGA
- a CDS encoding PLP-dependent transferase encodes MSKPSTTLIHHPYKPPANFAAPQPGIYKASTVFFADVAAMRARDWKTKAGYTYGLHGTPTTFTLEERLATLEGGTECLLVPSGLAAISLVAFAFLKSGDEVLIPDNAYGPNKALATGELANFGITHRMYDAMNPADLQAKLSDRTRLVWVEAAGSVTMEFPDLPALVDVCRARGVVTALDNTWGAGLAFAPFDFNGSGQGVDISVHALTKYPSGGGDVLMGSVITRDERLHRALKLTHMRMGFGVGVGDVETLLRSLPSIGLRYAAHDRTARELARWLSGREEIAQVLHPALEESPGHTNWRALCGETDLAAGLFSVVFDARYSTEQVDRFCDSLNLFRLGYSWGGPVSLVVPYDIGLMRDANVAPWPHKGTLVRFSIGLEDVEDLRADLQQALLQM; translated from the coding sequence ATGAGCAAGCCCTCCACGACCCTGATTCACCATCCCTACAAGCCGCCAGCCAACTTCGCTGCGCCGCAGCCGGGGATCTACAAGGCCTCGACCGTGTTCTTCGCCGACGTGGCCGCCATGCGCGCACGCGACTGGAAAACCAAGGCCGGCTACACCTACGGCCTGCACGGCACGCCGACCACCTTCACGCTCGAGGAACGCCTGGCCACGCTCGAAGGCGGCACCGAATGCCTGCTGGTGCCAAGCGGGCTTGCTGCCATCTCGCTGGTCGCCTTCGCTTTCCTGAAGAGCGGCGACGAGGTGCTGATTCCCGACAACGCCTACGGGCCCAACAAGGCGTTGGCGACCGGCGAATTAGCCAACTTCGGCATCACGCACCGCATGTACGACGCGATGAACCCGGCCGACCTGCAGGCCAAGCTCTCGGACCGTACGCGGCTCGTGTGGGTCGAGGCGGCGGGCTCGGTGACGATGGAGTTTCCCGACCTGCCGGCCCTGGTGGACGTCTGCCGCGCCCGCGGGGTGGTCACGGCGCTGGACAACACCTGGGGTGCGGGCCTGGCGTTTGCCCCCTTCGATTTCAACGGAAGCGGGCAGGGCGTCGACATCTCGGTGCATGCGCTCACCAAATACCCGAGCGGCGGCGGCGACGTGCTGATGGGCAGCGTGATTACGCGCGACGAGCGGCTGCACCGTGCCCTCAAGCTGACCCACATGCGCATGGGCTTTGGCGTGGGCGTGGGCGATGTGGAGACGCTGCTGCGTTCGCTGCCCAGCATCGGGCTGCGCTACGCCGCCCACGACCGCACCGCCCGAGAACTGGCACGTTGGCTCAGCGGCCGCGAAGAAATCGCCCAGGTGCTCCACCCGGCGCTGGAGGAGTCGCCGGGCCATACGAACTGGCGCGCCCTCTGCGGCGAAACCGACTTGGCCGCGGGCCTGTTCTCGGTCGTGTTCGACGCACGCTACAGCACCGAACAGGTCGACCGCTTCTGCGACAGCCTGAACCTGTTCCGTCTCGGCTACTCATGGGGCGGCCCGGTCAGCCTGGTGGTGCCCTACGACATCGGCCTGATGCGCGATGCGAACGTGGCTCCCTGGCCGCACAAGGGCACGCTCGTGCGCTTCTCGATCGGCCTGGAGGACGTGGAAGACCTGCGCGCCGACCTGCAGCAGGCGCTGCTGCAGATGTAG
- a CDS encoding DUF2065 domain-containing protein: MSAEIFWSALALVLVIEGILPFVSPGGWRRGFGQLMQLRDGQLRFFGLCSILLGLLLLWVLG; the protein is encoded by the coding sequence GTGAGCGCCGAAATCTTCTGGAGCGCGCTGGCGCTCGTGCTGGTGATCGAAGGCATCCTGCCTTTCGTGTCGCCGGGCGGGTGGCGGCGCGGCTTCGGCCAGCTGATGCAGCTGCGCGACGGACAGCTGCGTTTCTTCGGACTTTGCAGCATCTTGCTGGGTTTGCTCCTCCTTTGGGTTTTGGGGTAG